The Candidatus Rokuibacteriota bacterium genome includes the window CCTCCAGCTCCTTTGGGATCGTCTTGAAGTAGCCCATGAGGAGCCAGGTGCAGAACGGGATCAGGAACGTCGGATAGGTAAGGATCAGGGCCCAGGGGGTATTCCCCAGCTTGAAGTTCCGGATAATGTCGGCCAGCGGGATGAAGAGGAGCGTGGGCGGGACCAGGTACGTTACGAAGATCGCGGTCCCCAGGCCGCCCGCCAGGGGGAAGTTGAGGCGCGCCAGGGCGTAGCCCGCCAGGAGCCCACAGAACAGCGCGATCAATGTCGAGAGCACCGCGATGAACATGGTGTTCCAGAGCCAGACCGGGAACGCAGTCTTCTGGAGGAGGTCCTGAAAGTGCGCCAGCGTGGGGTTGAGG containing:
- a CDS encoding carbohydrate ABC transporter permease, coding for MIEGPRWKKWVYFYLPLTLFIVGVLFPFYWMLITAIRPDHELYRSWRAVNNAPFWTLNPTLAHFQDLLQKTAFPVWLWNTMFIAVLSTLIALFCGLLAGYALARLNFPLAGGLGTAIFVTYLVPPTLLFIPLADIIRNFKLGNTPWALILTYPTFLIPFCTWLLMGYFKTIPKELE